One Pseudoliparis swirei isolate HS2019 ecotype Mariana Trench chromosome 4, NWPU_hadal_v1, whole genome shotgun sequence genomic window carries:
- the pabpn1l gene encoding embryonic polyadenylate-binding protein 2 isoform X2 has protein sequence MAENHLEYGYLEGESIGQHYAEDPELAAIKARVQELEIEEETERMREDERFDAVDMQLLTSSPRLGPFYNMTPEERMDADNRSVYVGNVDYGATADELEIHFNGCGPVNRVTILCDRFSGHPKGFAYIEFSDQDSAQSAIGLHETLFRGRVLKVMPKRTNMPGISTTDRGGHRGGHTRGRGRGYRPPRYQNSSRGRFRYQTIRPQHQTPHPYYGGPSVGKRQWGHLDYQEQMPKRYPCLLLITPPSEEAGASGQHYPHQH, from the exons ATGGCGGAAAATCATCTGGAGTACGGGTACCTGGAGGGCGAGTCCATCGGGCAGCATTACGCCGAGGACCCG GAGCTGGCGGCCATCAAGGCCAGAGTTCAGGAGCTGGAGATAGAAGAAGAAACTGAGAGAATGAGGGAAGATGAGAGGTTTGATGCAGTAGACATGCAGCTACTGACCAGCAGCCCTCGGCTTG GTCCTTTCTACAATATGACTCCTGAAGAGAGGATGGACGCAGACAACAGATCTGTCTATGTGGGGAAT GTAGACTATGGAGCTACTGCGGATGAGCTGGAGATCCATTTCAACGGCTGCGGTCCGGTCAACAGAGTTACCATCCTGTGTGACAGGTTCTCCGGCCATCCCAAGGG CTTTGCTTACATTGAGTTCTCCGATCAAGACTCTGCGCAGAGTGCTATTGGTCTGCATGAGACCTTGTTCAGAGGAAGAGTCCTTAAG GTAATGCCCAAAAGGACCAACATGCCAGGTATCAGCACCACAGACAGGGGAGGACATAGAGGTGGCCACACCAGAGGCAGAGGCCGTGGTTACCGGCCACCTCGATACCAGAACAGCTCTCGAGGTAGGTTCCGGTACCAGACGATCAGGCCACAACACCAAACGCCCCACCCTTACTATGGAGGCCCCTCTGTGGGGAAGAGACAGTGGGGACACTTGGACTACCAGGAACAGATGCCGAAACGTTACCCGTGTCTTCTTCTCATCACCCCACCGTCGGAGGAGGCGGGGGCGAGTGGACAGCACTACCCTCATCAACACTAG
- the pabpn1l gene encoding embryonic polyadenylate-binding protein 2 isoform X1, with the protein MAENHLEYGYLEGESIGQHYAEDPELAAIKARVQELEIEEETERMREDERFDAVDMQLLTSSPRLGETARPFYNMTPEERMDADNRSVYVGNVDYGATADELEIHFNGCGPVNRVTILCDRFSGHPKGFAYIEFSDQDSAQSAIGLHETLFRGRVLKVMPKRTNMPGISTTDRGGHRGGHTRGRGRGYRPPRYQNSSRGRFRYQTIRPQHQTPHPYYGGPSVGKRQWGHLDYQEQMPKRYPCLLLITPPSEEAGASGQHYPHQH; encoded by the exons ATGGCGGAAAATCATCTGGAGTACGGGTACCTGGAGGGCGAGTCCATCGGGCAGCATTACGCCGAGGACCCG GAGCTGGCGGCCATCAAGGCCAGAGTTCAGGAGCTGGAGATAGAAGAAGAAACTGAGAGAATGAGGGAAGATGAGAGGTTTGATGCAGTAGACATGCAGCTACTGACCAGCAGCCCTCGGCTTGGTGAGACTGCAC GTCCTTTCTACAATATGACTCCTGAAGAGAGGATGGACGCAGACAACAGATCTGTCTATGTGGGGAAT GTAGACTATGGAGCTACTGCGGATGAGCTGGAGATCCATTTCAACGGCTGCGGTCCGGTCAACAGAGTTACCATCCTGTGTGACAGGTTCTCCGGCCATCCCAAGGG CTTTGCTTACATTGAGTTCTCCGATCAAGACTCTGCGCAGAGTGCTATTGGTCTGCATGAGACCTTGTTCAGAGGAAGAGTCCTTAAG GTAATGCCCAAAAGGACCAACATGCCAGGTATCAGCACCACAGACAGGGGAGGACATAGAGGTGGCCACACCAGAGGCAGAGGCCGTGGTTACCGGCCACCTCGATACCAGAACAGCTCTCGAGGTAGGTTCCGGTACCAGACGATCAGGCCACAACACCAAACGCCCCACCCTTACTATGGAGGCCCCTCTGTGGGGAAGAGACAGTGGGGACACTTGGACTACCAGGAACAGATGCCGAAACGTTACCCGTGTCTTCTTCTCATCACCCCACCGTCGGAGGAGGCGGGGGCGAGTGGACAGCACTACCCTCATCAACACTAG